A genomic segment from Sorangium aterium encodes:
- a CDS encoding NAD(P)-dependent oxidoreductase, whose product MGATGGTGAALIRQALEAGHEVSAFARTPATIPVPHHERLRALRGDIMDAEQVSRAVSGHDAVLSALGSRGLGPTRVYSDGIVHVLRAMKEHGVRRLIAVTAAGIGEEQQPALWFRLLVKPMLRNRYSDMLRMEEALRRSDVAWTVVRVPKLTEGRLTKECRAEVDPSPPEGYLFGGPTISREDLAYFMLSQLDSDEYLRKAIVVTY is encoded by the coding sequence TTGGGGGCGACCGGCGGCACGGGCGCCGCGTTGATCCGTCAGGCGCTGGAAGCCGGACACGAGGTCTCGGCATTCGCGCGCACGCCCGCCACCATCCCTGTCCCGCACCATGAGCGGCTGCGCGCGCTCCGCGGCGACATCATGGATGCCGAGCAGGTGTCGCGCGCCGTGTCCGGCCACGACGCCGTCCTCTCGGCCCTGGGGTCGCGCGGCCTGGGTCCGACGCGCGTCTACTCCGACGGCATCGTCCACGTCCTGCGCGCGATGAAGGAGCATGGCGTCCGCCGCCTGATCGCCGTCACCGCGGCGGGCATCGGCGAGGAGCAGCAGCCTGCGCTCTGGTTCCGGCTCCTCGTCAAACCCATGCTCCGCAACAGGTATTCTGACATGCTGCGCATGGAAGAGGCCCTCCGCCGGAGCGATGTGGCCTGGACCGTCGTGCGCGTCCCCAAGCTCACCGAGGGGCGGCTCACCAAGGAGTGCCGCGCCGAAGTCGACCCCTCGCCGCCGGAGGGCTACCTCTTTGGCGGTCCCACGATCTCGCGCGAGGACCTCGCGTATTTCATGCTATCTCAGCTGGACAGCGACGAATACCTCCGCAAGGCGATCGTCGTCACGTACTGA
- a CDS encoding endonuclease/exonuclease/phosphatase family protein: MSHDRDLVVLTQNIWGGVALWERRRTMLARLIGDLRPGLIGLQEVHAAAASGDLGQAGELARLAGGYRAWFAPGRVAASGECEGVALLCREDVEVLDHSVEALTLDRDDPFERDSQRVVLRAAIRHAGAVVDVLVTHLSLSKRARARTVRELVSFAARERQKSGSQGAVLMGDFNALPSEEAVCYLQASAGNGSWLDAWTQAHPGKAGGTWPAGLPLRRIDYVFVQPGEGWAITRCERAPFSGSDHHGVAAWLRLGA, from the coding sequence TTGAGCCACGATCGCGATCTCGTCGTCCTGACGCAGAACATCTGGGGGGGAGTCGCCCTCTGGGAGCGGCGCCGGACGATGCTTGCCAGGCTCATCGGCGATCTGCGCCCCGGCCTCATCGGGCTCCAGGAGGTGCACGCGGCGGCGGCGAGCGGCGATCTCGGCCAGGCCGGGGAGCTCGCGCGGCTCGCCGGCGGATACAGGGCCTGGTTCGCGCCGGGCAGGGTCGCCGCGAGCGGCGAGTGCGAGGGGGTCGCGCTGCTCTGCCGGGAGGACGTCGAGGTGCTCGACCACTCCGTGGAGGCGCTCACGCTCGATCGCGACGATCCGTTCGAGCGTGACAGCCAGCGCGTCGTCTTGCGCGCCGCGATCCGGCACGCCGGCGCGGTGGTCGACGTGCTCGTCACGCACCTCTCGCTGTCGAAGCGCGCCCGGGCACGCACCGTGCGCGAGCTCGTGAGCTTCGCCGCGCGCGAGCGCCAGAAGTCGGGGAGCCAAGGCGCCGTGCTGATGGGCGACTTCAACGCGCTCCCCAGCGAGGAGGCGGTCTGTTATCTCCAGGCGAGCGCCGGAAACGGCTCCTGGCTCGACGCCTGGACGCAGGCGCACCCCGGCAAGGCGGGCGGCACCTGGCCCGCGGGCCTGCCGCTGCGCCGCATCGATTATGTCTTCGTTCAACCGGGGGAGGGGTGGGCGATCACGCGCTGCGAACGGGCGCCGTTCTCCGGCTCGGATCACCACGGCGTGGCCGCGTGGCTGCGGCTCGGCGCCTGA
- a CDS encoding RNA polymerase sigma factor, translating to MKESRARPAPPPAPDPAPASVLAPEAAPAPAPEMTPAPDPEPAAVPDRDPAPAIGPPPRPSFEEVYQTLLPYVLVVLWRLGVASRDIHDVAHEVFLVVHRRLEDHDPRLSLKPWIAGISANVALRHRALARNQRELLALDDSEPIELADPGLDAERRVAQAETQRIVRELIQRMERERRAVFVLYDLEGSDMRDIAQALQIPVNTAWDRLRRARSEFTAAVKRLSARDPDALGLRRLRVVLAPFALADRPMLLDASNARLGLAQGLAGPLWVQLQRSLASTGGLARRTDGLHGSPAVQPHAGASPLHRPASAVGPAGATAEKRTPPVITIARSRLIKAGVALFLGGAGVGAGVVYAGLPPPAAAPVVSVRAEVEGAASERAGRTEAGHDGRAAPERAERAAGELAVVDAVANAGPSVAVATAAAAPLRASPRKAAPPSEHDTTEESALLSSAGLALSEGKATEALEVLALHERSYPRSPRVQLREALAIQALVQAGRRADARARAERFRAAFPHAVFLPAIEAAVNSP from the coding sequence ATGAAAGAATCCCGAGCACGCCCAGCGCCCCCTCCTGCGCCCGACCCGGCGCCGGCGTCTGTACTTGCCCCGGAGGCGGCGCCCGCTCCCGCCCCGGAGATGACGCCTGCGCCCGACCCAGAGCCCGCTGCCGTACCCGATCGGGATCCTGCGCCCGCCATCGGCCCGCCCCCGCGGCCCTCGTTCGAGGAGGTCTATCAGACCTTGCTCCCGTACGTCCTCGTGGTGCTCTGGCGGCTCGGCGTTGCATCTCGAGATATCCACGATGTCGCTCACGAGGTGTTTCTCGTCGTTCACCGGCGCCTCGAGGACCACGATCCTCGCCTGTCGCTCAAACCGTGGATCGCGGGGATCAGCGCCAATGTCGCCCTTCGCCACCGGGCGCTCGCCCGGAACCAGCGGGAGCTGCTCGCGCTCGACGATTCCGAGCCCATCGAGCTCGCGGACCCCGGGCTCGACGCCGAGCGCCGGGTCGCACAGGCCGAGACCCAGCGCATCGTCCGCGAGCTCATCCAGCGCATGGAGAGGGAACGACGAGCGGTGTTCGTGCTCTACGACCTCGAGGGGAGCGACATGCGCGACATCGCGCAGGCCCTCCAGATCCCCGTGAACACCGCATGGGATCGGCTGAGACGCGCCCGCAGCGAGTTCACGGCCGCGGTCAAACGCCTCTCCGCGCGGGACCCGGACGCGCTCGGCCTTCGTCGCCTGCGCGTCGTCCTGGCGCCGTTCGCCCTTGCCGACAGACCCATGCTGCTCGACGCAAGCAACGCCCGGCTCGGCCTTGCGCAGGGGCTCGCCGGACCGCTGTGGGTGCAGCTCCAGCGATCGCTCGCCTCGACCGGAGGGCTGGCCCGCCGCACGGACGGCCTCCACGGCAGCCCCGCAGTGCAGCCCCATGCCGGCGCCTCCCCGCTCCACCGTCCCGCGAGCGCGGTGGGGCCCGCCGGCGCCACCGCGGAGAAGCGCACGCCGCCGGTCATCACGATCGCGCGATCCAGGCTCATCAAGGCAGGCGTTGCGCTGTTCCTCGGGGGAGCCGGGGTGGGCGCCGGCGTGGTTTATGCCGGGCTCCCGCCGCCTGCTGCGGCGCCGGTGGTGTCCGTCCGCGCCGAGGTCGAAGGCGCCGCGTCCGAGCGAGCCGGGCGCACCGAAGCGGGGCACGACGGGCGCGCCGCGCCCGAGCGAGCCGAGCGCGCCGCGGGCGAGCTCGCCGTGGTCGACGCCGTCGCGAACGCTGGGCCCTCGGTGGCGGTGGCGACGGCGGCCGCGGCGCCGTTACGCGCCTCCCCCCGCAAGGCGGCTCCGCCCAGCGAGCACGACACGACCGAGGAGAGCGCGTTGCTCAGCAGCGCCGGCCTTGCGCTCAGCGAAGGGAAGGCGACAGAGGCGCTCGAGGTGCTGGCCCTGCACGAGCGGAGTTACCCGCGCAGCCCGAGAGTCCAGCTGCGCGAGGCGCTGGCCATCCAGGCCCTCGTCCAGGCCGGGCGGCGCGCCGACGCCCGCGCGCGAGCGGAGCGGTTCCGCGCGGCGTTCCCTCACGCCGTGTTTCTCCCCGCCATCGAGGCGGCCGTGAACAGCCCATGA
- a CDS encoding cytochrome c maturation protein CcmE, with protein sequence MSKKLDDELAQALSLAEQQDTPAVVKPAAASPAPKARPSRSLGLLATLLVMVGALVALFLVGFKEAAVYATPVDQLLASKDKLAGRKVRVEGELVPGTLVKRDSPCEYRFQIHGTQAALPVRYAQCVIPDTFRDVPSGGVQVTVEGALSQGGDFEASLVMAKCTSKYDPNSHEMKGGAQPGAGPLSLN encoded by the coding sequence ATGAGCAAGAAGCTGGACGACGAGTTGGCCCAGGCGCTGTCTCTCGCAGAGCAGCAGGATACGCCCGCGGTGGTGAAGCCGGCCGCGGCCAGCCCGGCGCCGAAGGCGCGCCCGTCGCGCAGCCTCGGCCTGCTGGCGACGCTGCTCGTCATGGTGGGCGCGCTCGTCGCCCTGTTCCTCGTCGGCTTCAAGGAAGCGGCCGTCTACGCGACGCCGGTCGACCAGCTGCTCGCGTCGAAGGACAAGCTCGCGGGCCGCAAGGTCCGGGTCGAGGGCGAGCTCGTGCCCGGCACGCTGGTCAAGCGCGATTCGCCCTGCGAGTACCGCTTCCAGATCCACGGCACGCAGGCGGCGCTGCCCGTGCGCTACGCCCAGTGCGTCATCCCCGACACCTTCCGCGACGTCCCGAGCGGCGGCGTCCAGGTGACGGTCGAGGGCGCGCTCTCGCAGGGCGGCGACTTCGAGGCGAGCCTCGTGATGGCCAAGTGCACCTCGAAGTACGATCCCAACTCGCACGAGATGAAGGGCGGCGCCCAGCCCGGCGCGGGCCCGCTCTCGCTCAACTGA